A DNA window from Vanacampus margaritifer isolate UIUO_Vmar chromosome 19, RoL_Vmar_1.0, whole genome shotgun sequence contains the following coding sequences:
- the rab32a gene encoding ras-related protein Rab-32a yields MAGGSVSECKEYLFKVLVIGELGVGKTSIIKRYVHQLFSQHYRATIGVDFALKVLNWDSKTLVRLQLWDIAGQERFGNMTRVYYKEAVGAFVVFDVTRGSTFEAVSKWKQDLDSKVKLANGSPIPSVLLANKCDQKKEGYNNSTLMENFCKETGFLGWFETSAKDNINVDEAAKFLVENILANDKGLPYEESNGDRIKLDQETVAAESKPGCC; encoded by the exons ATGGCCGGCGGTTCGGTGTCGGAGTGCAAGGAGTACTTGTTCAAGGTGTTGGTAATCGGGGAGCTGGGCGTGGGGAAGACGAGCATCATCAAGCGGTATGTGCACCAGCTCTTCTCCCAGCACTACCGAGCCACCATCGGCGTCGACTTCGCCCTCAAGGTCCTCAATTGGGACAGCAAGACGCTGGTCCGACTGCAGCTCTGGGACATCGCAG GTCAGGAGCGGTTCGGGAACATGACGCGGGTGTACTACAAGGAGGCGGTGGGGGCCTTTGTGGTTTTCGACGTGACCAGAGGCTCCACGTTCGAGGCCGTGTCCAAGTGGAAGCAGGACCTGGACAGCAAGGTGAAGCTGGCCAACGGCAGCCCCATCCCCTCGGTACTGCTAGCCAACAAGTGTGACCAGAAGAAGGAGGGCTACAACAACTCCACGCTCATGGAAAATTTCTGCAAGGAGACGGGCTTCTTGGGCTGGTTCGAGACGTCTGCCAAG GACAATATCAACGTGGACGAGGCAGCCAAATTCCTGGTGGAGAACATCTTGGCCAATGACAAGGGCTTGCCGTACGAGGAGAGCAACGGAGACCGCATCAAACTGGACCAAGAAACTGTGGCGGCAGAGAGCAAGCCGGGCTGCTGCTAA